The Flammeovirga agarivorans genome has a window encoding:
- a CDS encoding caspase family protein: MTTKFLILSFFLPFISIAQTEHQELVNSQQYALVIGTNDYQGKPDWQNLENAENDAKSIEEVLKKDYFFKTKLLLSPTREDVEKAILRYNNILSEQDRFLIYIAGHGDYDASSFDDGFLVFKDTKTVKKDPTRNTYLQYKKLSGMLEALKAKHVAIVLDVCFGGSFNENLRDKSRSRGAEMDRNTMKFLNKKMHKTTRVYLTSGALEEVPDNGVNGHSPFCNAILNALYQEDLELFTLSDLHHSTKRTQTESLYGSFGSDDPGSEFIFSKGSKVSLSEMNNSQTSISSDINEEIATRGVKEEKDINLYTIGVIIILLLVFVILKLYLSNRRKVAAVQPQPVETVTEVKEEKIIEQPIVNYDVLSEEEKVKYITQKDFTSFNDQQLEHIKHQLSLYEIYRKNLQHAEIAAAKHGENIPPIVLHRMEDAKKGMREVKNNLLALLS; this comes from the coding sequence TTGACAACTAAATTTTTAATACTTTCCTTTTTTTTACCGTTTATATCGATCGCACAAACGGAGCATCAAGAATTGGTCAATAGCCAACAATATGCATTGGTCATTGGAACTAACGATTACCAAGGAAAACCGGATTGGCAAAACTTAGAGAATGCAGAAAACGATGCGAAAAGTATTGAAGAAGTACTCAAAAAAGATTATTTCTTTAAAACTAAATTGCTACTTTCTCCAACAAGAGAAGATGTTGAGAAAGCAATATTGAGGTACAATAACATATTATCTGAACAAGACCGATTTTTAATATATATCGCAGGACATGGAGATTATGATGCTTCAAGTTTTGATGATGGATTTTTAGTGTTTAAGGATACTAAAACAGTAAAGAAGGATCCGACAAGAAATACATACCTACAGTACAAAAAATTAAGTGGGATGTTAGAAGCATTGAAAGCAAAACATGTTGCAATTGTATTAGATGTTTGCTTTGGAGGTAGCTTTAATGAGAATTTAAGAGATAAGAGTAGAAGTCGAGGAGCAGAAATGGATAGAAATACCATGAAATTTCTCAACAAGAAAATGCATAAAACAACAAGAGTGTATTTGACTTCAGGAGCCTTGGAAGAAGTGCCAGATAATGGAGTAAATGGACACTCTCCATTTTGTAATGCAATTTTAAATGCTTTGTACCAAGAGGACCTAGAATTATTTACTTTATCAGATTTACATCACAGCACAAAAAGAACCCAGACAGAGAGTTTATATGGTTCATTTGGTAGTGATGATCCTGGTAGTGAATTTATTTTTAGTAAAGGCAGTAAGGTCAGTTTATCAGAAATGAACAATTCTCAAACTTCAATTTCTAGTGACATTAATGAGGAGATCGCAACAAGAGGAGTCAAGGAAGAGAAAGATATCAACTTATACACTATTGGGGTCATAATTATCCTACTATTAGTGTTTGTGATTTTGAAACTATACTTATCCAACAGAAGGAAGGTTGCTGCAGTACAACCTCAACCAGTAGAAACAGTAACTGAGGTAAAAGAAGAGAAAATCATTGAGCAACCAATAGTAAATTATGATGTGCTATCGGAGGAGGAAAAAGTAAAATATATCACGCAGAAAGATTTTACGTCCTTTAATGATCAACAATTGGAGCATATCAAACATCAATTGAGCTTGTATGAAATCTACAGAAAGAACCTTCAACATGCTGAAATAGCTGCTGCGAAACATGGTGAAAACATTCCTCCAATAGTATTACACAGAATGGAAGATGCTAAAAAAGGAATGAGGGAAGTAAAAAATAATCTATTAGCATTGTTATCATGA
- a CDS encoding helix-turn-helix domain-containing protein yields MNDKAIETTLDRWASHLEVTKKENKVVVDNNKAKGYIEAIAFEELDVLKLELYLKQDLPFRHPNLGHLPYIRMSFLMPLEEKIVEQKKDVQDPTELYEYSESGYGVYVTNSSRSFKVDFKKRPQLRILELRISKDLFRSFTSQSKKLQNLMPQDDYFVVFEELDPKGRWMFDTVFSTTEKDYYYLERIKTTTFGLLTHFFICVNSREVIEASNKYPFNMDAVLQTQNYLYENSDRVVTINEVSKEVGLSESRLRYLFKQVFGVSIMSYHQDVRLHQSKEILKSLKVPISAIALDFGFNSASHYTTSFKKKFKLTPKEFQEKYTAQFI; encoded by the coding sequence ATGAATGATAAAGCCATAGAGACTACTTTAGATCGTTGGGCTTCTCATTTAGAGGTGACTAAAAAAGAAAATAAAGTAGTTGTAGATAATAATAAAGCAAAAGGATATATAGAAGCGATTGCTTTCGAAGAACTTGATGTCTTAAAGTTAGAGTTATACCTAAAGCAAGATCTCCCTTTTCGTCACCCAAATTTGGGACACTTACCTTATATAAGAATGTCTTTCTTAATGCCTTTGGAAGAAAAAATTGTTGAACAGAAAAAAGATGTACAAGATCCAACAGAATTGTACGAATATAGTGAAAGTGGGTATGGAGTATATGTCACCAATTCTTCGAGAAGCTTTAAAGTGGATTTTAAGAAAAGACCTCAATTACGTATTCTAGAACTCAGAATTTCAAAGGATCTTTTTAGGTCTTTTACTTCCCAGTCTAAGAAATTACAAAATCTAATGCCACAAGACGATTACTTTGTAGTATTTGAGGAATTGGACCCTAAAGGAAGGTGGATGTTTGACACTGTTTTTAGTACTACAGAGAAGGATTATTATTACTTAGAAAGGATAAAAACGACCACCTTTGGATTGCTTACACACTTCTTTATTTGTGTGAATAGTAGAGAAGTTATTGAAGCATCCAATAAATACCCGTTTAATATGGATGCAGTGTTGCAGACACAAAATTACCTTTACGAAAACTCAGATAGAGTGGTTACTATCAATGAAGTATCAAAGGAAGTGGGTTTAAGTGAGAGTCGATTACGTTATCTTTTTAAACAGGTTTTTGGGGTTTCGATCATGAGTTATCATCAAGATGTTCGGTTACATCAATCAAAAGAAATATTGAAATCATTAAAAGTGCCTATTTCAGCTATTGCATTAGATTTTGGGTTCAATAGTGCGAGCCATTATACGACATCTTTCAAGAAAAAATTTAAGCTTACACCTAAAGAGTTTCAAGAAAAATATACAGCACAATTTATCTAA
- a CDS encoding helix-turn-helix domain-containing protein, producing the protein MSYTSNHHKNVLELWNEGFQGKVKDNCLVFDNAKGKGSIKKFVFEKEGYEILIFDFNLKEDLSFYREIDFENQYVGIKFTYPGVTKMVSTYLQNDEYSDISNGSFGVICTNFSGQMEWSYNKGVDNKIIIIRIKKTRFLEFSQQYETTRALLDLSKSFFVFEDLNLLMTWYVDEIFRCDETELFHKERLQAISSGLINRFFMSIASRELPNTKDELNKLSRPVLETYEILKKTLDRVIPIEEITREVGLSESRLRYLFKQAFGASVSNYHQKLRLEKSKELLKQNHKTNLQIAMDLGFSSASHYSVAFKKCFKETPNEYRKRIIR; encoded by the coding sequence ATGAGCTATACAAGTAACCATCATAAAAATGTATTAGAATTATGGAATGAAGGATTTCAAGGTAAGGTGAAGGATAATTGCCTTGTCTTTGATAATGCAAAGGGAAAAGGTAGTATTAAAAAATTTGTCTTTGAAAAAGAGGGCTATGAAATCCTAATCTTTGATTTTAATCTAAAAGAAGATCTAAGTTTTTATCGAGAAATCGATTTTGAAAATCAATATGTTGGGATAAAATTCACCTATCCGGGAGTTACCAAAATGGTTAGTACTTACCTTCAGAATGATGAATACTCGGACATTAGCAATGGCTCTTTTGGGGTTATATGTACGAACTTCTCTGGTCAGATGGAGTGGTCATACAATAAAGGAGTTGATAATAAGATTATCATCATTCGCATCAAGAAAACGAGGTTTTTAGAATTTAGTCAGCAATACGAAACAACCAGAGCATTGTTAGATCTCAGTAAATCGTTTTTCGTTTTTGAGGATCTAAATTTATTAATGACTTGGTATGTTGATGAAATATTTAGGTGTGATGAAACGGAGTTATTTCACAAAGAACGCTTACAAGCTATTAGTTCAGGTCTTATTAATAGGTTCTTCATGAGTATTGCTTCTAGAGAATTACCAAATACGAAAGATGAACTAAATAAATTATCTAGACCCGTACTCGAAACCTATGAAATTCTTAAAAAGACCTTAGATCGGGTAATCCCTATTGAGGAGATCACAAGAGAGGTAGGTTTAAGTGAAAGTCGGTTGAGGTATCTTTTTAAGCAAGCTTTTGGAGCTTCTGTCAGTAACTATCATCAGAAATTAAGACTAGAAAAATCCAAAGAATTATTAAAGCAAAATCATAAGACCAATTTACAAATAGCTATGGATTTAGGCTTCTCAAGTGCTAGTCATTATTCTGTTGCATTTAAAAAGTGTTTTAAAGAAACACCAAACGAATACCGAAAAAGAATAATAAGATGA
- the wecB gene encoding non-hydrolyzing UDP-N-acetylglucosamine 2-epimerase, translating into MKKIFLLIGTRPNFIKVTRFKTLAKTYNMDVKIIHTGQHYDVNMSKVFFDQFNLEIDYYLGIGQLTPAAQVAQIILKLEELFERKGQPDILIVPGDVNSTMAGAIAAKKLGIKLGHLESGLRSDDHNMPEEHNRIITDNISDICFVTEDSGIRNLKKDGVDAALHYVGNTMIDTLVHYEKDIDASTILSELGVKKDEFYLCTFHRPSNVDFGRNINKLYQLLNMLTEKRKVVLPLHPRTMNNLKKSGLLDKFKAIPHLIITHPLGYFEFQSLIKNAKAVLTDSGGVQEETTFRKVPCLTVRENTERPVTITEGTNTLVNFDMEEISGYLKQIEEGTYKSGQIPKLWDGKATERILEILAQ; encoded by the coding sequence ATGAAAAAGATTTTTTTATTGATTGGTACTCGACCGAATTTTATTAAAGTCACTCGCTTTAAAACACTAGCAAAAACCTATAATATGGATGTCAAAATAATCCATACAGGACAACATTATGATGTCAATATGTCCAAAGTATTTTTCGATCAATTTAACTTAGAGATCGATTATTACCTTGGGATAGGTCAACTCACTCCTGCCGCACAAGTCGCACAAATTATATTAAAATTAGAGGAGCTTTTTGAAAGGAAAGGTCAGCCAGATATTCTTATTGTACCTGGTGATGTTAACTCAACAATGGCTGGAGCAATTGCAGCGAAGAAATTAGGTATCAAGTTAGGTCACTTGGAGAGTGGTTTAAGATCAGACGATCATAATATGCCCGAGGAACACAATAGAATTATCACAGATAATATTTCTGATATCTGCTTTGTCACAGAAGATTCCGGTATCAGAAACCTTAAAAAAGATGGAGTAGATGCGGCATTACACTATGTTGGTAATACGATGATCGATACCCTTGTTCATTATGAAAAAGACATCGATGCTTCTACTATTCTAAGTGAGCTTGGAGTAAAGAAAGATGAGTTTTACTTGTGTACTTTCCACAGACCGTCTAACGTAGATTTTGGCAGAAATATCAATAAGCTCTACCAGCTTCTAAATATGCTCACTGAAAAACGAAAAGTTGTTCTTCCTTTACACCCACGTACTATGAACAACCTTAAAAAATCTGGATTATTGGATAAGTTTAAAGCTATTCCTCACCTGATTATCACTCATCCTCTAGGTTACTTCGAGTTCCAATCGCTAATAAAAAATGCAAAAGCAGTATTAACTGACAGTGGTGGAGTACAAGAAGAAACAACCTTTAGAAAGGTTCCATGTTTAACGGTAAGAGAAAATACAGAAAGACCTGTAACGATTACAGAAGGGACAAATACATTAGTCAATTTCGATATGGAAGAGATTTCAGGTTACCTGAAACAGATCGAGGAAGGTACTTATAAAAGTGGTCAGATTCCAAAGTTATGGGATGGCAAAGCCACCGAAAGAATTCTAGAAATATTAGCACAATAA
- a CDS encoding DUF302 domain-containing protein, producing MRLKDSINIFLILFLISCSSDSPIHNHMAAQVQDKLDQHLKVLNTLIPDKNKLIELDHSRMAIDENVYTPPSIVTIFSRPKVNARILQKSQVAGIDLPFKILLYSEPDTQKVSLAYTSAEFIQQRHQLTSEDVKGYKLVMDKIVSKFPPNMVKTVDLSKVDKGFGLRIIKSEKDFLTSIKDLKAAIGKEGDTRFFADINYQAESKKVGIEIPPTYLILFGGPAPGGKAMHTTPRLGLDAFCQKLLVYETKEGEVFIAFNDIVDFSELYYDTWTIPQRFINFRLGKTLGGAVE from the coding sequence ATGAGACTTAAAGATTCAATCAATATATTTCTTATTCTTTTCCTGATTTCTTGTTCTTCTGATTCTCCTATCCATAACCATATGGCCGCTCAGGTTCAGGATAAATTAGACCAGCACCTTAAAGTTTTAAATACACTGATACCGGATAAAAATAAACTTATCGAACTGGATCATTCTCGTATGGCTATCGATGAAAATGTATATACGCCACCATCTATCGTAACCATTTTTTCCCGACCAAAAGTCAATGCGAGAATCTTACAAAAAAGCCAAGTTGCAGGAATAGATTTACCCTTTAAAATTCTATTGTATTCAGAACCTGATACCCAAAAAGTAAGTTTAGCTTATACGTCTGCAGAGTTTATTCAGCAACGACATCAACTAACTAGTGAAGATGTAAAAGGGTATAAATTAGTGATGGATAAAATCGTGAGTAAATTTCCTCCTAACATGGTGAAAACAGTAGACCTGTCTAAAGTTGACAAAGGGTTTGGGTTAAGAATCATAAAATCTGAGAAAGATTTCCTTACTTCAATTAAAGACCTTAAAGCAGCTATTGGAAAAGAAGGTGACACTCGTTTTTTTGCTGATATTAATTATCAAGCCGAATCAAAGAAAGTAGGAATAGAAATTCCTCCGACTTATCTGATTCTTTTTGGAGGTCCCGCACCTGGAGGAAAGGCAATGCATACAACTCCTCGTCTTGGTCTCGATGCTTTTTGCCAGAAATTATTGGTTTATGAAACCAAAGAAGGAGAGGTATTTATAGCTTTTAATGACATCGTAGACTTCTCAGAATTGTATTATGATACATGGACCATTCCTCAAAGGTTCATTAATTTTCGACTTGGTAAAACACTTGGAGGGGCTGTGGAATAA
- a CDS encoding M48 family metalloprotease, whose product MTKDQIELSPSFKNKTRKAIFSIIIFVLIYGVLLSLATLLTAFCIYIGGMIIINAPRLITIGLGIGLISMGILIMIFLLKFIFQSTKEDKSNFIEVYQKDEPELFSMLQEIVEEVDTHFPKHVYLTDEVNAFVFYNSSFWSMFLPIRKNLVIGLGLINSVSKSELKAILAHEFGHFSQRTMKVGSYVYNVNQVIYNILYNNEGYTNMASNWASISGYFSVFVVIAFKINMGVQWILQQCFEWVNKSYMGLSREMEFHADEISAHVAGSTPLKTSLLRIEFASKSLNNVIRFYQEKSQEKIYGQNLYNEHRFVMNFTAQETEISSQHGLPQLSLQEEENNISTKLNINEQWSSHPSTKDRIDRLDELGIHLENIDHSPANSILSKLEEYQKKMTLTIYEGNIEVEGCQPISMAEFEISYKEDYQRNNFSKLYNGYYNLHNPVEIDLENKSSVPTLFGDLFNDEVVTLTKEQTVLESDIHVLTEIAYNNTGIKKFEYDGEQFTKKKAGSLIHSLKEKLEKLNEKLSAHDQIIYQYFINKTDDAQLENLYDELINFDNFTNEQNKLWSTFNSELEFIQTVNTIDDAKLGFLNIKSEKAFKECIKELIDIEELVATIPLDMKENFEMYVKEDLVYLGVETYNEKDLNILLYAVNSFQYLLNKLYMIKKKQLLQYQIGLETGVTV is encoded by the coding sequence ATGACTAAAGATCAAATTGAACTCTCGCCTTCTTTTAAAAACAAAACAAGAAAGGCCATCTTCTCTATTATCATTTTTGTATTGATTTATGGAGTCCTTCTTTCATTGGCTACCCTACTCACAGCGTTTTGTATTTACATTGGTGGCATGATCATCATCAATGCTCCAAGATTAATCACTATTGGACTTGGTATTGGACTAATAAGTATGGGGATTCTAATCATGATTTTCCTGCTGAAATTTATCTTCCAATCCACTAAAGAAGATAAATCCAATTTTATTGAGGTCTATCAAAAAGATGAACCTGAACTATTTTCAATGCTACAAGAAATTGTAGAGGAAGTAGATACTCATTTCCCAAAACATGTCTACCTCACCGATGAGGTGAATGCTTTCGTTTTTTATAACTCAAGTTTCTGGAGTATGTTTTTACCTATTCGTAAAAACTTAGTTATCGGTTTGGGTCTAATTAATAGTGTGAGTAAGTCTGAATTGAAAGCAATTCTGGCTCATGAGTTTGGTCATTTCTCGCAGAGAACCATGAAAGTGGGGAGCTATGTTTATAATGTAAATCAAGTAATATATAATATCCTTTACAATAATGAAGGGTATACCAATATGGCCAGTAATTGGGCAAGTATCTCTGGTTATTTCTCTGTTTTTGTGGTTATAGCCTTTAAAATCAATATGGGTGTTCAGTGGATTCTCCAACAATGTTTCGAATGGGTAAATAAGAGCTATATGGGACTTTCGAGAGAAATGGAATTTCATGCCGATGAAATCAGTGCTCATGTAGCAGGAAGTACACCTTTAAAAACTTCGCTTCTGCGTATCGAATTTGCCAGTAAATCACTTAATAATGTGATTCGATTCTATCAGGAAAAATCACAAGAGAAGATCTATGGTCAGAACCTTTACAATGAGCATCGTTTTGTGATGAATTTCACTGCACAAGAGACGGAAATCTCATCACAACATGGATTACCTCAATTATCACTTCAAGAAGAAGAGAATAATATTTCTACAAAACTAAATATTAATGAACAATGGTCTTCTCATCCGAGTACTAAAGATCGTATTGACCGTTTAGATGAATTAGGTATTCACCTAGAGAATATTGATCATTCACCAGCGAATTCCATTCTTTCAAAATTGGAGGAATATCAGAAGAAAATGACGTTAACTATATATGAAGGTAATATAGAAGTTGAAGGATGTCAGCCCATTTCAATGGCTGAATTTGAGATTTCTTATAAGGAAGATTATCAAAGAAATAATTTTTCTAAGTTATACAACGGCTATTATAATCTACACAACCCTGTTGAAATCGACCTTGAGAATAAATCATCCGTTCCCACTTTATTTGGTGACCTTTTTAATGATGAAGTGGTTACCCTCACAAAAGAACAAACCGTATTAGAGTCTGATATTCATGTATTAACAGAAATAGCCTATAACAATACTGGCATAAAAAAGTTTGAGTATGATGGGGAGCAATTCACCAAAAAGAAAGCGGGGAGTTTAATTCATTCTTTAAAAGAAAAGCTAGAGAAATTAAATGAGAAGTTGAGTGCTCATGATCAAATCATCTATCAGTATTTTATTAATAAAACAGATGATGCACAACTTGAAAATCTATACGATGAACTAATTAATTTTGACAACTTTACCAATGAGCAAAATAAACTCTGGAGTACTTTTAATAGCGAACTTGAGTTTATTCAGACCGTAAACACCATTGATGATGCAAAACTTGGTTTCTTAAATATCAAGTCAGAGAAGGCATTTAAAGAGTGTATTAAAGAACTTATTGATATTGAAGAATTGGTGGCTACAATACCTCTAGATATGAAAGAAAACTTTGAGATGTATGTGAAAGAAGACCTCGTTTATTTAGGGGTTGAAACCTACAATGAAAAGGATCTGAATATCTTACTGTATGCGGTAAACTCTTTCCAATACTTATTAAATAAGTTATATATGATTAAGAAGAAACAACTTCTTCAATATCAAATCGGTTTAGAAACTGGTGTAACTGTATAA
- a CDS encoding DUF2147 domain-containing protein has product MKKFIALLIFSMISFISFGQDIKGKWNTGKEDTIVEIKGDDVLEGKISSTHNPKGKVGTVILRDLKKKGDHYEGEIYSIKKDEWYNADVKVVDDHLEVKVSVGFLSKTVEWKKK; this is encoded by the coding sequence ATGAAAAAATTTATCGCACTCTTAATTTTCTCAATGATTAGCTTTATATCTTTTGGACAAGATATTAAAGGAAAGTGGAATACTGGAAAAGAAGACACTATTGTAGAAATTAAAGGAGATGACGTTTTAGAGGGTAAAATTTCTTCAACGCATAATCCAAAAGGGAAGGTAGGAACTGTCATCTTAAGGGATCTGAAAAAGAAAGGTGACCATTATGAAGGAGAAATCTATTCTATCAAGAAAGACGAATGGTACAATGCTGATGTAAAAGTAGTGGACGACCATTTAGAAGTTAAGGTCTCTGTAGGTTTCTTATCAAAAACAGTCGAATGGAAGAAAAAGTAA
- a CDS encoding bifunctional 4-hydroxy-2-oxoglutarate aldolase/2-dehydro-3-deoxy-phosphogluconate aldolase, translating to MQNNKAFSWEAFEETPVVGILRNVSQEEVDFIVPIYISSGYSSLEITMNTEGATQLIAQLRDDYPSLNVGAGTVCSMDDLEKALMAGVQFIVTPIVNVEVIAKCKSLEVPVFSGALTPTEIYTAWEAGASAVKIFPCSQFGFQYIKDVLAPLNTIKVLPTGGVTKENISDFFAAGATGVGMGSSLFPKEMIKEKDEKALRNHLSLIKNQIYHTIKV from the coding sequence ATGCAAAATAATAAAGCATTTTCATGGGAGGCTTTTGAGGAAACTCCTGTGGTAGGAATTTTAAGAAATGTATCTCAAGAAGAAGTAGATTTTATAGTTCCTATTTATATTTCTTCAGGATATTCTTCTTTGGAAATAACGATGAATACTGAAGGTGCAACACAATTGATCGCTCAATTAAGAGATGATTATCCTTCATTAAATGTTGGTGCCGGAACTGTTTGTTCAATGGATGATCTAGAGAAGGCATTGATGGCAGGAGTACAGTTTATAGTTACTCCTATCGTTAATGTAGAGGTGATTGCAAAATGTAAATCATTAGAAGTCCCTGTCTTTTCTGGAGCATTGACACCTACAGAAATATATACAGCTTGGGAAGCAGGTGCTTCTGCTGTAAAAATATTTCCTTGTTCACAGTTTGGTTTTCAGTACATTAAAGACGTATTGGCACCATTAAATACAATAAAAGTATTACCTACGGGTGGTGTAACAAAGGAAAATATCTCTGACTTCTTTGCAGCTGGTGCTACAGGAGTAGGGATGGGTAGCTCCCTTTTCCCTAAAGAGATGATTAAAGAAAAAGACGAAAAAGCATTAAGAAATCATTTATCTCTTATAAAAAACCAAATATATCATACGATAAAAGTTTAA
- a CDS encoding 2-dehydro-3-deoxygalactonokinase, whose protein sequence is MSIPKKFISCDWGTSNFRLRLIDTETLDVLEELQTNQGVKKMYNEYCAQRKFDRGNFFSRYLIEQLAQVTSLDDDNVIVASGMITSSMGMQELGYSEMPFNEGGDNLFSKKLSLSSKLSVLMVSGAKSGDDVMRGEEVQAIGMASFLPIQKEGVLILPGTHSKHLSFKDSKYTDLNTFMTGEMFELFCKESIIGSSVEPGEMNDEAKAHFIQGVRLGATEGYSKYLFKIRANDLISKVDKKLSYYYLSGLLIGDELGYLKDHTGIICMAASGKINNLYQLALAEVAQKRQELLVFDEEIIEKALLIGQKRILERYAK, encoded by the coding sequence ATGAGTATACCAAAGAAATTTATCAGTTGTGATTGGGGTACTTCTAATTTTCGCTTGAGACTAATTGATACAGAAACATTAGATGTTTTAGAAGAGTTACAAACCAATCAAGGCGTCAAAAAAATGTACAATGAGTATTGTGCACAGCGAAAGTTTGATCGAGGAAACTTCTTTTCTCGATATCTTATAGAGCAACTGGCACAGGTAACTAGCTTGGATGATGATAACGTTATTGTAGCATCAGGTATGATCACGTCTTCAATGGGTATGCAGGAATTAGGATATTCTGAAATGCCTTTTAATGAAGGAGGAGATAACCTTTTCAGCAAGAAGTTATCGCTTTCAAGTAAACTTTCGGTACTCATGGTTTCCGGAGCAAAATCTGGTGATGATGTGATGAGAGGAGAAGAAGTACAGGCTATTGGTATGGCTTCTTTTCTTCCTATTCAAAAAGAAGGGGTACTCATTTTACCGGGAACGCACAGCAAACACCTTTCATTTAAAGATTCAAAGTATACCGATCTGAATACTTTTATGACAGGTGAAATGTTCGAGCTTTTTTGCAAAGAAAGTATCATTGGTAGTTCTGTCGAACCGGGCGAAATGAATGATGAAGCGAAAGCACATTTTATTCAAGGCGTTCGTTTAGGAGCAACTGAAGGTTATAGTAAATACTTATTTAAGATTAGAGCAAACGATTTGATCTCAAAAGTAGATAAGAAGTTGTCTTATTACTATTTGAGTGGTTTGTTGATCGGAGATGAGTTAGGTTACCTAAAAGATCATACAGGAATTATCTGTATGGCTGCTTCAGGAAAGATCAATAATCTATACCAATTGGCTTTAGCTGAAGTGGCTCAAAAAAGACAAGAACTTTTAGTCTTTGACGAAGAAATAATAGAGAAGGCATTACTGATCGGTCAGAAAAGAATATTAGAAAGATATGCAAAATAA
- a CDS encoding aldehyde dehydrogenase family protein gives MQVLNHYGHKGLYIDGAFVESSSKNTFDVKCPANEEVVATIAWAEKEDTECALRAAEEGFKVWSKTPVQERVDKMMALRAKLLENKDLLKEVVSHEMGKTFDGADEDVVSITNSLEFYGKEILAKEDFEIPDREGTHQHTMVHQPLGVVVAFLAYNFPLLNLGFKLGPALAAGCSIIIKPSEISPLSALMIAEYAHEVGFPKGVITVLCGNRQNVGIPLCESTIPRLITMIGATYTAQKLIEQSIKTSIKRYSMECGGNAPFIVFDDANIDDALAVGTGVKYGNTGQICVAPNRFFVQEGIFDEYVKRFVEIAESKKLGFGRENNPDMGPLVSEKARDGVHQFVQDCLAQGGTLLTGGEKVEGKGFYYKPTVIVMDDPKAAVLQHEVFGPVAVILKFKTTEEVIQKSNDVTAGLASYVFTESEETMAEVTMALEFGEVQQNGVKYDIYLPHLGVKNSGLSMDCSKFALDDYLVQKRVSKKL, from the coding sequence ATGCAAGTACTGAACCACTATGGTCATAAAGGCCTATACATTGATGGAGCTTTTGTTGAGTCTTCATCGAAAAATACTTTTGATGTAAAATGTCCTGCTAATGAAGAGGTTGTTGCAACCATCGCTTGGGCAGAGAAAGAAGATACAGAATGTGCTTTAAGAGCAGCTGAAGAGGGCTTTAAAGTATGGTCAAAAACTCCAGTTCAGGAGAGAGTAGACAAAATGATGGCTTTAAGAGCAAAGCTGTTAGAAAATAAAGACTTGTTGAAAGAAGTAGTTTCTCATGAAATGGGAAAAACTTTTGATGGAGCAGACGAAGATGTAGTGAGTATCACTAATTCACTTGAGTTTTATGGGAAAGAAATCTTGGCAAAAGAAGATTTCGAAATTCCAGATAGAGAAGGAACTCACCAACATACAATGGTACATCAACCATTAGGTGTAGTTGTCGCTTTCTTGGCGTATAATTTCCCATTACTAAACCTTGGATTTAAACTAGGTCCAGCTTTAGCTGCAGGTTGTTCTATCATTATTAAACCTTCAGAAATTTCACCACTATCAGCATTAATGATAGCGGAATATGCCCATGAGGTTGGTTTCCCTAAGGGTGTAATCACGGTGTTATGTGGAAACAGACAGAACGTGGGTATTCCATTATGTGAGAGTACTATTCCTCGATTAATTACGATGATTGGTGCCACGTATACAGCTCAAAAATTAATTGAGCAAAGTATCAAAACCTCTATCAAAAGATACTCGATGGAGTGTGGTGGTAATGCACCGTTTATTGTATTTGATGATGCAAATATTGACGATGCCTTAGCAGTAGGTACGGGAGTGAAATATGGCAATACGGGTCAGATTTGTGTAGCTCCTAACCGTTTCTTTGTTCAGGAGGGTATCTTCGATGAATATGTAAAGCGTTTTGTAGAGATCGCAGAATCTAAAAAATTAGGTTTTGGTAGAGAAAACAACCCAGATATGGGACCTCTAGTAAGTGAAAAAGCAAGAGATGGTGTACACCAGTTTGTACAAGATTGCTTAGCTCAAGGAGGAACGTTACTAACTGGTGGTGAAAAGGTAGAAGGAAAAGGTTTCTACTATAAGCCAACAGTGATTGTGATGGATGATCCGAAGGCTGCCGTACTACAACATGAAGTATTTGGACCAGTAGCGGTAATTCTGAAGTTCAAAACAACGGAAGAGGTGATCCAGAAATCAAACGATGTTACTGCAGGTTTAGCTTCTTATGTCTTTACAGAGAGTGAAGAAACAATGGCAGAGGTAACCATGGCATTGGAATTTGGAGAGGTGCAACAAAACGGAGTGAAATACGACATTTATCTACCTCACTTAGGAGTGAAAAATAGTGGTTTAAGTATGGACTGTTCAAAGTTTGCTTTGGATGATTACTTAGTTCAGAAAAGAGTCAGCAAAAAATTATAA